TATCGCTGGTGCTACAGGAATTGTTAAGGCTGGAATTTATCTTTACGATGCCAGTTACTGTAATATAACCAACAACAATCTGTCAAATAATGAAAACGGTGTCTTCATATCTACGAGTAGTGATCACAACATATTACTCAATAATATCGCTAACTTGAATGAACATTACGGCATCATCCTAGAATCTTATTGTAGTTATAATAAAATAATCAATAATACTGCTAACTATAACGGCTATGACGGCATCTGGCTAAATGATTCGAACAATTACAACATATTGGAAAATAATACTGCAAACTACAACGACTACAACGGTATACGCCTTACTTCTTCAAACCACAACACCTTGGTAAATAATACTGCAAAATATAATACTGAGATGCTTCAAATAGGCATCCATCTCCGTTCTTCAAGCTACAATACATTGGTAAATAATACTTCTAACTTCAATAATGATGGTATCTACTTAGGTTATGAGTCGAACTATAACACACTGATCAATAACACTGTAATTTCGAATGAATGGGGCATGTTCTTATATGATTCACACTACAATACATTCCAAAATAACGTATTTAACTCGAATGATATGGATGGTATCAAATTTGATGCTTCAAATAATAACACAATAGTCGATAATACTTCTAATTCGAACGGTATGTATGGCTTCAACCTCGATTATTCAAGTAAAAATATAATTTCCAATAATATATTCAGCTCAAACAATGGTAGTGGCACCATTCTATATGATTCTAGTAACTTTAATACATACATAAACAACATCATAAGCTCTAATGATTACCAAGGCATCAGCCTCTATAATTCAGATCATAACATATTTAAAGATAATTCAGTTTATAATAATGATGAAGGGATATACCTTGAATCCTCTTCAGAAAACTTGATCTATCATAACAATTTTATGAATAATACAGTAAATGTATACGACGATAATCCTGAACTCAACGATTGGCACCATCTAGTACTGCTTGAAGGTAACTACTGGTCAAATTATACTGGATTGGATGACGGTAGCGGTATAGGAAAGCATTCTATAGCTGGAGATGGTATTGGGGATACGTTGATACCTCATCCTGAAGATAATTATGATTTCTATCCATTTGTAGGACCTATAGTAGAAACAGCAACTGGAACAGGCATTACCGTATTCAATTCAGACTATGGTTCTATTTTTGGACTCAAAGCAGTAGATGAGTCTGAATTACCTTTAGAAGGAAAGCCAAGTAATCTTATTTTCATACATGGATTCTTCTCATTTGATGTAATTGGGTTGAATCCAGGTCAGACAGTTACCATCAATATTTTATATCCTTCAGATATACCAACTTATTGCCAATACTGGATATATTATGAATCATGGTTCGAAATAAATGTTGGAGACAATGATGGGGATAGAGTCATAACTATACAACTTACAGATGGTGGATCTGAAGACAAGGATGGAGAAGAGAACGGTATAATTACAGATGCAGGAGGGATTGGATCAGTTCAAGATCCAGGCGACTATATTGTGACAGAATACCTTACAGACAACTTAGTCGAGATAACTCCTGATGGGGACAGAAATATGATATATGAATTCGATGCTTTAACCTATCCTTGGGGCATAGCTATAGATTCTGATGGTAATTACATAGTGACAGAATACCTTACAGACAACTTAGTCGAGATAACTCCAAACGGGATAAGGACAGTGATATATGAATTCGAAGATGATACAAATCCACATAGTGTAGTTATAGACGCTGATGGTAATTACATAGTGACAGAATATGGTGCAGAAAACCTGGTCAAGATTATCCCAAGTGGAGCAAGGACAGTGATATATGAATTCGAAGATGGAACTGGGATTCGAGGTATAGTCATAGATTCTGAAGGTAATTACATAGTAGTGGAATCTAGTATAGAGAATCTTGTCAAGATAACTCCTAGTGGTGTGAGAACAGTCATATACGAATTCGGTGATGGATCCGGACCCTTGGATGTAGATATAGATTCTGATGGTAATTACATAGTGACAGAATACCTTACAGACAACTTAGTCGAGATAACTCCAAACGGGATAAGGACAGTGATATATGAATTCGAAGATGGAACTGAGCCATACTGCATAACCATAGACAATGAAGGTAATTACATAGTTACAGAATCGTATACTGAAAACTTAGTCAAGATAAGTCCTGAAGGAGCTAGGACAATGATATATGATTTCAATTATTGGAC
This genomic interval from Candidatus Methylarchaceae archaeon HK02M2 contains the following:
- a CDS encoding right-handed parallel beta-helix repeat-containing protein, with the protein product MINKNARKITSSFIITLFIFSIILTLILSVPIKPSYASPTEIDVYPGDGIQAAINSASSGDIIIIHEGVFEENIDVNKTVNLIAEGAVTINAADPSEHVFNVTVNNVNITGFNIAGATGIVKAGIYLYDASYCNITNNNLSNNENGVFISTSSDHNILLNNIANLNEHYGIILESYCSYNKIINNTANYNGYDGIWLNDSNNYNILENNTANYNDYNGIRLTSSNHNTLVNNTAKYNTEMLQIGIHLRSSSYNTLVNNTSNFNNDGIYLGYESNYNTLINNTVISNEWGMFLYDSHYNTFQNNVFNSNDMDGIKFDASNNNTIVDNTSNSNGMYGFNLDYSSKNIISNNIFSSNNGSGTILYDSSNFNTYINNIISSNDYQGISLYNSDHNIFKDNSVYNNDEGIYLESSSENLIYHNNFMNNTVNVYDDNPELNDWHHLVLLEGNYWSNYTGLDDGSGIGKHSIAGDGIGDTLIPHPEDNYDFYPFVGPIVETATGTGITVFNSDYGSIFGLKAVDESELPLEGKPSNLIFIHGFFSFDVIGLNPGQTVTINILYPSDIPTYCQYWIYYESWFEINVGDNDGDRVITIQLTDGGSEDKDGEENGIITDAGGIGSVQDPGDYIVTEYLTDNLVEITPDGDRNMIYEFDALTYPWGIAIDSDGNYIVTEYLTDNLVEITPNGIRTVIYEFEDDTNPHSVVIDADGNYIVTEYGAENLVKIIPSGARTVIYEFEDGTGIRGIVIDSEGNYIVVESSIENLVKITPSGVRTVIYEFGDGSGPLDVDIDSDGNYIVTEYLTDNLVEITPNGIRTVIYEFEDGTEPYCITIDNEGNYIVTESYTENLVKISPEGARTMIYDFNYWTGLREVIIYPDFILPILSITSPTSGSELTSSNVTVMWTGSDAHSGIDHYEIRLDEGSWINVLTSNNHNFSGVSNGSHTIYVKAIDGAGNSNEASVNFTVNTGIILGLDLTTIVIILALIIIFLFVVIYRDISSHSGKEISDELRFKLRKISRNIIYK